From Candidatus Poribacteria bacterium, a single genomic window includes:
- a CDS encoding chemotaxis response regulator protein-glutamate methylesterase: MIRVLIVDDSAVVRKILSGELSKYEDIQVVGTAIDPYVARDKIVKLKPDVVTLDIEMPRMDGLSFLAKLMKYHPIPVVIVSSLAPENSETALKALELGAVDVVAKPSSVYSVPAISRLVHAIRAAASAKLPRQIPSETSRLARSIDLPREIQTTHKIIAIGASTGGTKAIEVVLRDFPPSAPGTVIVQHMPEYFTASFAQRLNRICRVEVREAKDQDSVIPGVALIAPGGKHMVLKRSGARYIVRIKDGPPVHYQKPSVDVLFQSVALNAGRNAIGVLLTGMGADGARGLLAMHENGAYTIAQDEQSCVVFGMPREAIKLGAVDEVLPLGDIARRIFEVLVRENKRR; encoded by the coding sequence ATGATCCGGGTTTTAATCGTAGACGATTCGGCTGTAGTCCGAAAGATATTGAGCGGTGAGCTTTCAAAATATGAGGATATCCAGGTGGTCGGCACCGCCATCGATCCTTATGTAGCTCGCGATAAAATAGTCAAATTGAAGCCGGATGTCGTCACCTTAGACATCGAGATGCCCAGGATGGATGGCCTCTCATTTCTGGCGAAGCTGATGAAATATCACCCTATTCCGGTGGTGATCGTAAGCTCACTCGCACCTGAAAACAGCGAGACGGCATTGAAGGCGCTCGAGTTGGGTGCGGTTGATGTTGTGGCGAAGCCGAGTTCAGTATACTCCGTCCCTGCCATCTCCAGATTGGTTCACGCCATTCGCGCCGCCGCTTCAGCGAAGTTACCGAGGCAAATTCCATCGGAGACGTCAAGACTCGCACGAAGCATAGATCTACCCCGGGAGATTCAGACCACACATAAGATAATAGCCATAGGAGCCTCAACGGGGGGAACGAAAGCGATCGAGGTGGTATTGAGGGATTTTCCTCCTTCAGCTCCTGGAACGGTGATCGTTCAGCACATGCCGGAGTATTTCACGGCCAGCTTCGCCCAAAGGCTTAACCGAATATGTCGGGTGGAAGTTCGAGAGGCTAAGGACCAGGATAGTGTAATACCGGGTGTAGCCCTGATAGCGCCAGGCGGCAAGCATATGGTTCTGAAGCGAAGTGGCGCCCGCTATATCGTTCGGATAAAGGATGGGCCGCCCGTTCATTACCAGAAACCCAGCGTGGATGTGTTGTTCCAATCCGTGGCGCTAAACGCAGGGAGAAATGCCATCGGGGTGTTGTTAACGGGGATGGGAGCCGATGGGGCAAGGGGACTACTTGCAATGCATGAGAACGGCGCATATACAATAGCTCAAGATGAGCAGAGTTGTGTCGTGTTCGGTATGCCTAGGGAGGCCATAAAGCTGGGCGCAGTCGATGAGGTATTACCGCTAGGTGATATCGCCCGCAGGATCTTCGAAGTGCTTGTCAGGGAAAACAAGAGGAGGTGA
- a CDS encoding chemotaxis protein CheX — protein sequence MGEMERTLYKSAIRIFEDLAFMLPSEELDDRQSKAPERAIAVVGFHGPFSGKLVVRVCGDLLPILAANMLGEEHPPPVEKQLDALREIANVICGNVLPAIAGAKEIFYLDTPVLIDPRKRSNFNPQGDPVVEVKIGMEGGRAEIALYKDESDRGGKRS from the coding sequence ATGGGGGAGATGGAGAGAACGCTTTACAAATCGGCGATTCGGATTTTTGAGGACCTTGCCTTCATGTTGCCAAGCGAGGAGCTCGATGACCGCCAATCCAAGGCTCCCGAACGAGCCATCGCTGTGGTGGGATTCCACGGCCCGTTCAGCGGGAAACTGGTAGTGCGCGTTTGTGGGGATCTGCTTCCGATTCTCGCTGCTAATATGCTCGGCGAAGAACATCCACCACCGGTGGAAAAACAACTGGATGCCCTGCGAGAGATAGCGAACGTCATCTGTGGAAACGTTCTGCCTGCCATAGCTGGGGCAAAGGAGATATTCTATCTTGATACTCCGGTTCTAATTGATCCCCGTAAACGCTCTAATTTCAACCCTCAGGGCGATCCCGTTGTGGAGGTGAAGATAGGAATGGAAGGTGGGAGAGCCGAGATAGCTTTATACAAAGATGAGAGTGATCGTGGGGGGAAGAGATCATGA